ATTTGGGGTGCAATCCACGCCTACCGGTGATAAACCAAAAAGCTGTGTCTCCTTTTGTCTGGTGAAtttgcagcaggcagcactaGATGGTGCAGTCACACCAGCACAATCACACGGGAGTCCTGGCTGGCTGTCCCGCTGCCCTTCGCAGGGGCCAGCACTGAGAACCCCAAGGAGTGTTTGTTCCTGTGACAGCATTGCTATTCCGAGAGGCTGCACTGGGAAGCCAAAGAGGGCAGAAAGCACTTTGCTTAGCAGCAGGCCTGCCCCAGAGAGCAGAGCCCTTTCCACGGTGGGCTGCAGAGATCCGAAAGCACAAAGTCCTGAGGCTTGCAGAAGCAGGTGCACAAGGGGGGACCTTTTCACATCTTCAGTGATGAGAAAAAGTTTCTTATACCATCACACCTGCCATGCAGGGCTGACGAGGACCAGGCCAGTGTGCTGGCACCACTCAACGATTCAGAAGGCAGAAGATAACACTTTCACTGCCACTGACCTGCCCTTGTTCAGCAGCTTGGTGAGGACACTTTGCTATGGAAAGACCTGTGGGAGGGCCTTGGATGACTGTCTGTCTTTCCCACTGTAAGCACCTTGAGGTAATTATAGACATATAGACATATAGATATGtagatacatacatacattgGTACATACGAATGTATGTAGGAATAGATGTTCTGAAAGGTGGGAGACAGAGCAAGATAGTTTCCTGAACTCCAGGATGTATCACTGTTCTTGAAATTCTTGCCTCTGTGGTGAAACAGAAACCTTTCTCTGGATCTGAGCATCTGGTTCCTGCAGAAAGAGATGCTGGAGTCAGGGGAAGGTGTTGAAGCAGGAAAGACCAGCCTCTTCAGCAAGCAGCCCCTGGAATACCAACATGACAGGTCCCCCAGCCCTGAGGTGAACAGGacaggaagggaaaatgagCCTCAAGGGGGTGTTAGTGTTACTGTTGGCAGTAACCCTGAGAGACCCATGATCTGACAAACAGGTGACAGAGAAACTTCAGCAGGGCGGAAACACCAGCATTTCCCTGCACGCTGTGTTCCAGCTACAGCAGGgaagtgaaaggacaaggggaaGTAACCCTAGGCTTCAGTGTGGCTGGGGACCCTGTCCCCAGGTCCAGAGAGGAGACAGAGCCTGAGCATGTCCTGCCAGTGGGAGCGTACATGGATGCACGCATACAGAGTATACAAATGGTCCTCCAGCCTGGAGCACCACCTTATAAGAGGGGTAAGAAGCATTAATTCTCCAAACATCAGCACTATACTCCATCTGTTTAATtttctctgcttaaaaaaacagaGTATCTTCTCCCTTTATAGACACTCTGCTCCACATTGTTTGGTTATATTTTCAGCTCACAAGAGGATCAGAAACAAGTGTAGATTTTTCCATGGAACATTAAGACAGGCTAACTTCAGTACTTTTTTGAGTCTACTTTAAACTCTTCTGAGCTAAAGAATCATTAATATTTCAGTCTATCtcatttaaaattcaaacaTAACCTTCTAAACTTTGATCTGTGTCCTGTATCTAGAGTAGGAgccagttctggtgtcttcctTTCTATTACTTAGTTAAATAGGTAATTAGGGGGAAAACTGAGCACTCAACTTTACACTTCACACATCATAATTAGTTGTACTAATCATGTACTAATAGATActtttgtatttcttgctttcagcaaattttaaaaactattctccctttccctcagcagaaagggaaagcaCTAGCCTCGCAGCATCTTTGGTTCATTGCTAAGTGTTACTTTAAAGATATGAACTTACCTTTAAATTGAAGATATTCTTACTTCAAGTTTTCATATGTATGAACATATTCTTTGAAAAGGACTCCATCACAGAGATGCCACTGTGGCCAGAAAGCATTTATCTGCTGCAGTTTATTGATGGACTTTATTTGTTATCAAGATAGTTTTCTCCATACTGCATATAGAGGGAAATTcactttggggctttttttgtttgttgtggtttcCTTGGTTTGTGTAGGATTTTTGAGGTGGTGGGTGGGGGTTTTTCAATTATGGGGGTTTGCACATGGCAGTGAGTGGTTCAGAACATTTCTGCCTGGGAGGAGCCCATGGTCACAGCAGGGCCAAGTTCTGGAAAAGTGTATCTGGTTAAAATGCAGTTGGCTTGAGGACAGAGAGTATAAAAACCCAGTACATAGAATGGAAGCTCCATAGCCAGTAAAGTGTATTTCCTGGCTACAGGAAAAAGCGTAGAGAATAAGGAATCAAGATCCCATCTTTCCCCTTCCATTTCTCACCTATCTGTGCAGAGTGGGATATGCAGCCCCCAAGAAGCTCTTGCTTGTTGCCTACCATTCTGCTTCCCCCAGCTGCCTTGGATGACCTATTTTACTTTCTTGTGTTGCTGCAAACAGGTCTCAAATTAATGTTCAATtaaaagtgctttcttttttttataactCATTTCaagctttttctggttttgcaacAGATTGTGGAGCCTCTTGGATTTTCTTCTAGAGCCAAGTTGATCATAACAAAGAGTTTTGTTCCCAGTAACAGAAATCTTACATCACTGCGTGAATGTTTCTCTGCTCGTGCAGTTCTTCTCCAGCTGTGCTCTTCTGCTTCCCTGCATGTTGTCAGTGCCACTCACTGCCACTTCCCTGCTAGTTGTACCTTGCCACTCAGTGGGGGCAATAAATCAATACTTTGCACAGTTTACAACTCAAAATTCAAGCAGGATTACGTTATTTTTCAGGGATGTGCCAAGGTTCATGGTTTTTATATTATGATCCAGCAGCGTAACAGGTTGGTTTGCCTTAGCACATCACCACTGCCCTCCTGTACATTAAGCCACAACCAAAAATAGGAGGTTTTGAAGTTTTAAGCAAAATCATCTCTGGTGCTTAGATTGTAAGGTTAGATGCTCCCCAGTGACCCAAGCTCTTAACAAGAAAGCAAAGACGTGATGTCTcttttattgaaaaaataaataagtaataaaCAACAGGATGTCCAGAGCCTTGAGGCACATCAAGAAGTGATTACAGAAAGAAGTATTGCATCTATTCTTTCCATGAACTATTGGTTAtgagtgaaagaaaacaaaatagcaaTTTCAACATAGTCAATATGCTGCCATAGTGAACATGAGCCTACTTCTACCAATTGTTATCAATGCTGGCTAAAAGGATTTGtctgtttgttgttgtttggtttttttttttaattaaatatacttTTGTATTAAGAACTGTAAGAAATATGCCCAGCCTTTGCCACACAATTCTTACTGATGTGGGTTCCTCCCCTGCATCTGTGAAGCATTAACTGGCTCTActgtggggaggagagaggatATATAAGCCTGAACGCAATTGCAGGATCAAGACAGATTACGCAAAAGTCcaataaaagcattttcccaGCAGGAAGACTTATACCAAAGAGAATAATGCTAATGTTTAGAAGAGTTTGTGTCAGCACTAAAATAATGGGCAGGTCATGGTTGTAGTTCTTAATTGCTCACATGAAATGACAGTGAAAACACCATCTGGGagttaaacaaataaaaaaacccccagaCCCAATGTATTTGGGCTAAGAAAAGTTTTTCCTAAACAAACACCCACATTGGTGCTAGGGACTGTGGGAAGACTGCCTTTCCAGTCAGTATCTCAGTTTGGCCAGCATTTCCCCCTCAGAGCTGTATATAACTTTCCATCCCCTTCACTATAGTGAGACAGCCTTAATACCTTCACTTTTTCCAGGCAcctcttaaaatacaaaagcaagtGAATTTGAAATCCTGTGGTCAGCCTCCTCTCATGTTTGCCTTCCTGCCTTGATGTCTTGCCAGGGGGTCTTAGCATGCAGAAGAGGTGATCCTAGTGCTGGTGGCTGGGCCCAGATGCATGAGTGTGTGAACTCATATTTGTACCTAATGCTGCATGGGGCAGAGATAGCTTGGGACCCTGGGGTGCGTTGGGTCTGGATACCCTGGAGCCCTGGGCATACACTATACAGGTAGCTGTTCTCAGATACTGGCTGAGCATCACCTCTCTCTGTCCTGGAGTTTGTGAGCCTCAGGATAAAGTGTTAGTACAGGTGGTTGTGTGTCAGGTTTTCTGCTTCATACAGTTGTTTCTGTGAGAAATGACAGGCACCGCTGACAATGTTCTGCTGACCCTGGGACTGTGTGCTGATAATCTCccagaaattactttaaaagttCACAAGGAGCCTGCTTACTGAGCAGGGAGACAGATAGTTCAAGCAGCAGACAGAAGGCCATAGCACTGCAAAACCAAGGGGCCACAGAAAATGGTGACAGGGGAGCAGTAGCACTGGGGAAGAGGCAGGGATTGCTGGCAGGCTGCTTCCTGAAGGCTTCTTGGGATGCCTGCCTTCCAGAAGAGCAGCTGGCTTGTAAATGCCTTGCAATTTTTTTACAATTCTGTCTTGTCTAGCTGCTTAGACAAAAAGGcatgttgctgttttttctttatagtCTGGTGACTTTCTCAGAGGGGCAGAGACGTATCTGTAGTGTAGGTCATGCAAACACAGTCAAGCTGCCACAGGACTTTTCACAGAGACCATGCCCAGGAAGCAACTCCATGGCATATTGGACTTCTTCTCTACTTTCATTTTATTACCAGTCCTTGCACTAAGGACTGAGATGTGTGAGTTTTTCAAGCTCTGGGAATGGATGTCATTTTCAAGGAGGAATAGAAGAcagtttttaaaactgttcttacTATTTTAAAGGGTCAACATTTTTCCAAGAGGATGTTGGAGCAGAACAGACACAGGACTTTACTACAGCCTTATCCCTTATCTTTCATTCTTACTTTTGTAAAGACTAAGTTTAATGTCGAACTAGAAATGACATGAGCCCTAAATTGGGTACTAGTATTGTTGTGGCTAGGCTTCCATCTTAGCAGCATCATGTTCATAGAGTCACCCTCTTTCACCACATTTCATCCATTTCACTCAAATCAGACCTCCAAACTATGCTGTAAATCCCACTGGCCATTTGATCCATATTGCTCCTCATTCCAAACCACATCCTTCCTTGCAGGGCCATCAGCCTCCTCAGGCTTGCTCCCCTCCCATGTGGCAGCGTGAATGACAAATGTCCGGCACCCAGATATGACCATTTCAGGAAACCTCTGCACTTTTGGCAAACTGCCTGCCCATCCCTAGGCACTTGCTGTATCCAAGCTGTGCAGGTTCCACAACAAGCACAGCTGCCTCCCATATGTTCTAGATCTGAATGGGAGAGCCAGACTCACTTCTATAGCTTGAATTAATAGGCAAGATACTTGAACTGTTGCCAATAAACCAgcatttcagaagagaaaacagcacaaaaaccTTCCTGGGATGTAAGAAGCTTGGCGTCCAATTTGATGGCTATTTAGGGACTTCATGTTAACGAGCAACAAGATAGTACAAATGCATAAGCCTTGCAGAAGACTGACAGAGGTTGTGTGCCTTGAGTGTAAAGTCTGACAGAGATGCTGGTTGGATCCCTACCTGTAGATGCCAGTTGGACAGTGAAATAAGTTGCCTGCAGCAACTTATTTCATATAATTATCATaataatttcaatttatttGATGCAATATAAAAGCAAGGGGCAAAGCATCCTGCAATGTTTCAACATCCCTTTGTTTGCTGTAATCAGTGCAGGTGGTTGCAGATACATGTAGCTTTATAAAATGAGTTCAGGTGTGAATCTATGAAAGTCTATTGAGGTACAAATGATGCTAAACACCCTTAGCCACAGAATATAGATGGCTGGAAAAATTTCAGTCCAAGGTCTGTAAACATAAATCACAAGTACCTCTGGGTTTTTGGTGCCATGAGGAGTATATGCTGGCTAAGCTAGAAGATACCAGTTATGGGCCTGAGGGCCATAATCTACTACTCTATGATTTTTTTGTGACATGTATGTTTTTGCTTTGCTGGTTCTTTTTATACTTCAGTTGTACCAGCAAAGTATATGATTTACTAATTTTTCGTTCTGTCTCACTGAATACTGTTATCTATCTTGaatttaaagggtttttttttttcttaacagacTTCTGAAGTACCTTACTCTTATTACTTCTTGTGAAGTATGCATATTTCATAGAAATCTAGAAGCAGTTTAATTCTGTAATCAGTTCCTTTAATTCACATCAAGAGCTGAACATCAGTCACCAATGAAGTGTCAGGAGCAAATCTAACTCTCTGAAGATGAAGTAAccatcagaaaataatttacagtAAGCAAGCTGAAAAAACACCACATATACACATTAGAACAAATTTGtagttgtattttatttaatcaaCGAAAATCTAccttaaaaacataaaatcaaatTTGGTAACCCAATACACTGGATTAGAGAAAGCTTCAAGCTTTTAAGCACAAGCCAGAAGTCACAGTCTCAAATGAGAGTTTCAGAGGCCAAAGCAATATGCTGGAACAAGGTAGTATCTTTATGTGGAGGCATGCTCCCTGCATCACTAGTGTAGTTTCAGGTACAGTATTTATTTAGCTGTCAGTTATAAGAAGcagcttttgtatttgttttatcGTTAAGTTTGTTGCATTGCTTACCTAGGCCCTGGATTAATAGAGAAAACAGGCAAGTTAAAGCACTCACCTATCCAATTACTACCAACAGACATTTACATTGTGGTAACACTAGCTTTATTTAAATGAGGTTCAGACAGGAATTAACTTTACATATTATTAACAGCTTTGGAGCTACAAACATAAGAATCAGGATTACACAGGTCATGCTACTGTTACTTTGTTTTACCTGCTGCAGTTACTGCAATATGGCTTAACGTACATAGGTGTACAATTTGTACAAATTCAGCCAAGTTTGCACTTGTGAGGTGTTATTAAGAGCATGATTAACTTGCAAGCCAACCTGTGGAAACCAAGGTTGCTGGAATTGCCCAAAGCTTTAGGGGAAAGCTGCCACTAATGATGGACAGAGATAGACTGGATTGTTTGAAACCACATTGTTTGGCTTTAAGTATTTATGTAATTTGCTCTGAGGTAAGGAAAAATCTTTTGATGCTTCCACACAGGGCAGCACCAGATGGTGCAATCACACCAGTGCAATCAGTCACATTGCTTGCTGTATGTGCAGCCTGAGGAGAGGCAAGCACCTGCCATAACAAGAGCATTTGTACACTAAaagttgattttaaaataaattactataCAGGTAGGATAGTGAGCTATTGTTCAAATTGATGGGCATCGGTTTCACAAAGTGCGATTTGTAACCTTCACTTTAGAAATCAGAGCTGAAAGTAGTGACTTGTACCCCATGTTTGATTTTAATGTAAACAACAAAAGAGAGGACCAGCTCCTGTTGGGGACAGACTTCCCACAACTCTTGGTCTTAGGACTTCTCTCCATCTTTAAATTTTCCTGTTCATTCTGGTCTCCAGCTATTGTCAAGTCCAATCCAACTTACATAAAGGTTTTTAAGATCTCAGCACACCTACAGTCTCACAAGTTTTTTTGCAATCCAAGGCAGAATTCATCACTAAGCCCTTACCCTCCTTCCTACTCTGCCCTCTATGAAGACCGGGAATTGACAGGAGCATGAAGAATCTCAGGAAATGCTGCAATGGGAAAGAGGTTCAGGCAGGACTTGGGCAAGAAATAAGGAGGGATGTTAGATGGTTTAAGTGTAGGGAAAAGCTTGGGGTTGGATGGGGCAGTGACCAGAAATGATAAGGCCCTGGAATGAGAAGGCTACAATTTGAAGGTTGTGATACATGAGCAAGATGACAGAGAAATGGTCAGTCAGGAGGGTTCTCAGAAACAAGAGAGGACTGCAAGCAGAAGTGATCGGTGGATCTAACACAGGTCAGGGctctccttttgtctttaggAATATCATAGCTCTACATTAAAATCAGAACTGGGTTTAggatatacatataaatattcAAAGCAAGACAGCCAAGTTTTTGAGAGATTTTACAAGGGGAAGAACCTGGAACAATAAATAGGAAACAATGTGTTATCAATTTCCACTCCAATGGTATCAATTTCCTCTCCAGGCTACTCTACAAAATTCATTTAAGGGTATGCCTAAATAATACAGAAGTATCATAGTTCTACATTAAAATCAGAACTGGGTTTAAGACATACATATAAATACTCAACACATTACAGTCCAGTCCTGAGACCTGAAGTCTGGAACAACAGAAGAAGGGTATTATCAATCTCCTTTCAAGCTACACTGTAGAAGTAATTTCAATCTCCTTTCAAGCTACACTGTAGAAGTAATTTCTGACTGAATCAGGCCTGCACAAATACAACTGAAGGATGGATAGAGATACCTGAATGGGCCTGAAAGGCAGCAATCTTAAGCATCTTGCTCAAGAATTTGTGCGTGATCCAGTTCCTACTGTTTGATAGACATGTCTGCTACTTGGCCAGAAGTCTCACATGTTCTCATCAGTCAGccctcctttttcccctcacatAAAAGTCAAGCAGCATCTACAGCCACTCATTGGTCAAATCAAGGCAGCTACGGAACGTGTGGGGGGGCAAGAGagactgcagaaagaaagaaggaggagGGTCCAGGGAACTGAAGGGATTCAAGGAGATGGGACAGACAGGGCACACATCAAGTGAGGGGACAGTAACAGCTGTGGCACAAATTTTAGTGGTCTGTCCATTCACTCAGTTGTGCATCTCTGGTTTAAATGGTGTATTCTGGGGTAGAGGCAAATGACCTTTGAATGGAACACATATGTGGACATAGCCAACATAAAAGGCGTTGTTTTAATAGAAATGACAAAGAAGGTAAGGTCTTCGAAAGAGCGGACGTTAACATCCAAGAATAAAGGTAGTGAATAAAGCTCCTGGTTTTATCACAGGATTGTCGGTTGTTCTCTAGGACTGTTCTCGTCTCTCCAAATGCCACACGGATGTTTAGCACATCTGAAAGAAAGATGATagtaaaaaatgctttattaatGACAACTTACTCTCCCaagaaaatcttatttttccaaGCAGTTCTCAAAGATAGAGATAAAGGTCTCATGACTTAGTGAAGCAAGTGCAGTAAATACCCTCAGAAGAGAATGCACCTTTAATTTCTGATTCAGATTTTACTGAAGTGCAAAGAGCTTTGGTACATGAGGCACCCCAGGTTTACCATGGAAGGCAATACTCACATCCTTTAGATCTTAAAAGAGCATTGACAAGACAGGACACGTGTTTGTGGTTTAAATCCCACACATTAAACATGTGCCATATATGAGTATGTACTAGGAAAACCGAAACCACATTTTCAACCTCCCAGAAATATCACCCCAAACTATGGCCATGTCAAAGGCCATTAAGATGTAGGTAActgtacagaaaataaagtgttGCGTAGCCAGAGAGAGGCAATAAaatgagaagggaaggaaaagaaaaagaaatacaagatcTGTGGCCTGTTGGTTACACTGGGGAGCAGCTGTCTTTTACCACAATGAAAAAGACACAGCTTTTTAGATACCACCCAAAATAatcttggaaaaagaaagaaactgctgTCTAAAAAATACTACTTACATTCAAAGCATCAGCAGCCACTGAGTTCTGACTTTGTGGACTATCACAGGAAGTTCCTTCCTGGCAACTACCATCTTCCCATGTCTGTCTTTTTCCATCTTCCACTGGTGAGTGATGATGGTCTTCCTCACTTTCTCTGCATATCTGCTGACTTGTATGTTGATGTGGGATTTCCATAATCTGTCCAGCCTCtttttcccttaattttggTAGGTGTATGTCTAGGAGATCTTTGGTTGAATCTTCTGAAGTACTTAGTTCTAGTGCTGATTTCTGAAGTCTCACACTTTCCCTTGAAACATCTTCGAGCCTAGTTACAAATGATAAAGAATTCTGACTTTGTCCATCTTTCAGCATCTCAGAAGTTAACAGcatgtcttttgttttttctacagTTGCATGAATTTCTGCAGAGCCTGTTAAGGTAGCAGTTTTCACTATTCCTGATTGCTGGAGCTCTTGTTCTTTACTGCCCGTCTCTCCCTCTTTTACTGGAAGTTGATGATCCACCTGCATACTTTCCAGAAGTTCAGATATATTTGTATCTAATGAGCTTTTCTCCATGGACTTCATGTGCTGCTCTGGCTCAAAGGCAGTTGACTCTTCTGCTTCTGCAAGTTTGTGAACAGCCGTGTGGATGGCATTCAGTACAATTTTTGTACTCTGGGACTCTATAGTCACAGACTGGACAACATCCTGCTCAAATTCAGTGTGGGTGAGAGACAGACTGTCACTTAGAATACCATTTTGTTCAGGTTGCCTTGTACTCTGGGGCCTCTCTTGCTCCTCTGGTAGTCCATTCATGGAAGCAGGACTTACTTGAGGTTCAGGTGCTTCTGCATTACCAAGATCTGCAGCCCCCCATCCTGAATAGTCAACAGCAGTAATTTGGAGCTCTTCAGAAGTCATTTGCTCTGATGTGGTTGCCAAGGACTGTACAGTTTCAGCTGGCACATCTGTGGGTGTTACGTTTTCTGCCATGACATGCACTTCAACTGCTGTGGCTGCTACAGGCACAGGCACTTTCAGAGCCTCCATGCCTTCAGCTTGTAGGAAGGCtgagtcagagcctttgccttGCACAGTTAAAACCTCTTGCTGGACAGCAGCTGAAGTTGCATCAGCTctcacagcttctgcttttccagattCCAATACTTCTTCGGTTCTTTCCACCAATTGCTCATATTCATCATTATCTTTATCAAAATCTTGAGTGTTTGAAagttcttgttctttttctgaagtctcTTCTCCAGCAAAACTGCTTGGTGTTTCACATTTCTTAGGGCTTATGTCAGTGAGGACAGTGCTTCCATTTTCAGTGATATCTGGGCATGCTGATGTTAAAGTAGATGCACTGTCTGCTTCAATCTGTGTGGGAGCCTCAGTGACAGTGTTATCGCTCTCTGAGTGTGTTTCAGTTTTGAGCATAGCATCTTCCATTTTGCCACCCTTGGTTTCCTCACTCGGGgtttcagttgttttttctttgcattgcaGCTCTAAGATGGGCACAGAACCTTTTGCTGTAATGTGCCTGACAGCCCCATCTGTCAGACTTGGCTCAGcatctgcagctgcttctgaagcAAGGGCAGAGGTTTTTACCTCATTCTGCAGTGGAACTTCAGTAACAGTGACTTCTGTGCTTTTTACACCAAGGAGTGCAGTAccatctttctcttcctctctctgagCAAGCACCCTGCTAGGCACTCCTTTAGTACAAGCTTGGTCTTCTGAGCTTAAGTCAGGAATTTCATCTTGTCTTTCAGGCTTAACAGGGACCACAGTGACAATTGCTCCTGTGCACTCTGGTCCCATAGTAAGGGGTTTGTCCTGTCCTTCAAGCTGCACAGGCTCTTCAGCTTTAAACTTCAAAGAAGCAATTTCATCATCTGTCTCATCCTGCACCTGTGGAGAATTGCAACAGACTTGTGAAAAAGGGTACCACAAATGTTCTGGGTAAAAAAAGTACAAGCAATGGCCAAAAGGAAGAAGGCTATGAGGAAGAGCATGAGGTGATGACACTGAGATTAGTGGGGCACCAAGACCCCAGTTTCTCAGGACACACAGCTCATTAAACAATCGGCAGCCTAGAGCAAAGGACAGCTGACAGTACTTGAAATCAAGAGTAAGCCAGAAAGATGGTGGGGAGTTCAGGAAGAAGGTAGGAACACATCAGCCACAATAACTCCTGTTCATTTAAAGCTGGAGATAGTGCTGTCATTTCATTTCCTCCCTTTGCAGAAGTATCTCAGCTACAATTGTACCTCTGCCTACAACTGAAAATACCACCATGTACGGTACCATATGGATCACATACATATCTTAAGCATTCATGCATCTTCCatcatgctgtgctgtgcaggaacCTTAATGGCAATTTTTTTAGCACCTTCAGATCCACGCACACAGTCTCTCACTATTTCTGTAGGAATCACATCCACCTCACTCTGCACACCAGTCTCTAgacatctgtgtgtgtgtctcacTGGAAATGAACTTCAGTTACCTAGGCCGCACAAGGAAGGTCTGTGACAGTAATATTGCCATAACCTGGTTCTAAATTAGGCATAGTACCTAACACTTgctgattgttttcttttacaaaccAGCCATTGTGTTACATGTAATACTTACTGCAGTTTGTACTTTGGGAATATATTCATCTCTTGTGTCATCTACTCTCAACTCTGTTATGGGCAGCTTCTCTTGTCCTGAAGGCTCCTGCTTTGCAATTGGCTCTTCTTGGGGAGTGACTGCTTTGATGCTGTGAAACTCTCTGTCATCTGATGAAGGTTCCTCTATTGTCCTCTctacttcagatattttttcatGGTCTTCTACAACTGCTTCTTCACATGCCTGCCACTGGCTTTCATCTCTCACTACATCTACATTTTCATATCCTTCTGTGCCTTCCTTCACTGCACCAGATATTTCACTTCTCTCTGAACCTTCATGTAGAACACTCTCTTCGACTCCATTTTGGCTCTGAATGTTCCCTGCACTTCCTTGGGGTTGGAGGCCATCCTCCTCATGTTCTCCTTTTCCCAAGGACTGTTCAAGCAAAAGAGTTCCCTGGCCAACAACATTCTCATCTTTAGCATCATCTTTCACTTCTGCCTCGATCCCTTGTACTGTTGCTGTCACAGTTCTTTCACTAACCAGCTGTGCTACATCTGCTGACTTTACTCTTTCAGCAACTTCATGAAGAACTTTTTGCGTTTGTTTGTCCAGTTCTTTCAAATTTTGTTCAGTGGCCTCTACTTCTTGTACAGGTGTAACTTCCTCTGTAGTATCTGGGGTTTCTAACAACTGTGAAACAGCAGAAACCATCTCAGTTGTCTCCTCAGCAAGGGACATTTCCATTGTTTCTTCAGTGCataaagctgctgctgtctcctccAGAGCTGTCACTGCTTCTGAGGTTAGCTCTATCTCACTTGCTGTGGTGTCATCACTTATATCCTTTCTTGCCTCTGGCACTGTCTTAGCAGCTATAACTGCTTCTTCCACAATAACATCTGATTCAAgtattttctcagtttcttcctcttcttctgcctgCTCAATGCACTCTGTCAGAGCTGCAGATATCCAAGACGGTGACCTTTCTTCAATACTGGTAATGGCCCTTTCCCCTTCCACAACAGTAACAGTAACTGCATGTACCAATCCTTCATGTGCTTGCTCAACTCGTAGGGTCTCCTCTAATTTTTCTGCTCTCTCATCCTTTGATGCTTGTTCTCTTGTTGCTTCAGcatcttttgctttttgggcttccattttctcctgctctgctgcttcataTTCAGATAAAGGAACAACAGCTGGAATATCTGGATCTTCTTCAGTCATTTCTGCCATgtcttcttttgcttgtttaagACGAGTTGGTTCTGGCTTTCCATCTGACTTTTTCTTCCTACGCCCAGGCATCAGTTTTCTAAATGATACCCATGATTCATCTTTTCCAGGCTCACCATCTGATGTTGAATGCTCCAGGCTAGATCCCACAACAGAgtcttcagttttctcttccattttggttttggatCTCCTTCTTGGAGTGACTAACCTTTTAAATGACTCCCATGT
This window of the Melopsittacus undulatus isolate bMelUnd1 chromosome 3, bMelUnd1.mat.Z, whole genome shotgun sequence genome carries:
- the AKAP12 gene encoding A-kinase anchor protein 12, translated to MGAGSSAEPPAAQDGAGATAEPPGTPPEPLPAEEAAAPQAPAEPAKVLDASSPVPDVNAESLEHDTPPQEPQQPGAVTAPQELDGQQAEVASPLEGPSGEQSEAAGTNVGQKEHSSVTLKEDTETMETNPSDSSTRNGVDAEKEDVHAVKQLPSSEEDAEDHTSEPQSYDLGFKKVFKFVGFRFTVKKEKTGKSEPVQLLTVKKETQAPEGADDQKEVNIEETVMPEDALSAEDTTKDTVKNDKTEDESPKTPEANEICSQSAALATDTASPLRKLFTQGWTGFRKKKSFRKPKEDELQSPTKEEEQEKEGATLTTETTEKEEKSELKKQDEEKNVTAVTIEAREKEQTKGEKQELEKTVAATGVEASEKEELTKLDEQGQKEDVAAASVRESVKEKTAEEDQERKLVEISEDLGKKEEKSGEGEKESEMIEKLEETVSVVPVVADSVNGELKRSSKVLPVGEKLELVEKCEIDDRTEISSEKKLEEGSLATEISSEQLKKNEGSEANIPALLGKETHEKMEEAELKMSPTAEVITKGDAQDRTTEKKESKEHEAKLTPDAPGSKSFSISEPSVDTEDDQQSIKPTDEGLQGKTGIVTTDTIKPDEITPEEAAGKKLPEGITNEADLLSSQEKNKLQGSPLKKLFTGTGLKKLSGKKHKGKREESKLGEQGEPIQHLSDSPDSPEEQKGESSASSPEEMNEIPTLEKPVDGMQVTENEDAAISDVERKRESVTPWASFKKMVTPKKRVRRPSESDKEEETDKTKSIAASATENTVDESQGEIKENGVDQKPEKNIEEPKRKVDTSVSWEAFICVGSSKKRARKSSSSDEETEHKLGQESQKVEESGQSKETATDAVLTSSQESDQGQGNSSPEQAGSPSEGEGISTWESFKRLVTPRRRSKTKMEEKTEDSVVGSSLEHSTSDGEPGKDESWVSFRKLMPGRRKKKSDGKPEPTRLKQAKEDMAEMTEEDPDIPAVVPLSEYEAAEQEKMEAQKAKDAEATREQASKDERAEKLEETLRVEQAHEGLVHAVTVTVVEGERAITSIEERSPSWISAALTECIEQAEEEEETEKILESDVIVEEAVIAAKTVPEARKDISDDTTASEIELTSEAVTALEETAAALCTEETMEMSLAEETTEMVSAVSQLLETPDTTEEVTPVQEVEATEQNLKELDKQTQKVLHEVAERVKSADVAQLVSERTVTATVQGIEAEVKDDAKDENVVGQGTLLLEQSLGKGEHEEDGLQPQGSAGNIQSQNGVEESVLHEGSERSEISGAVKEGTEGYENVDVVRDESQWQACEEAVVEDHEKISEVERTIEEPSSDDREFHSIKAVTPQEEPIAKQEPSGQEKLPITELRVDDTRDEYIPKVQTAVQDETDDEIASLKFKAEEPVQLEGQDKPLTMGPECTGAIVTVVPVKPERQDEIPDLSSEDQACTKGVPSRVLAQREEEKDGTALLGVKSTEVTVTEVPLQNEVKTSALASEAAADAEPSLTDGAVRHITAKGSVPILELQCKEKTTETPSEETKGGKMEDAMLKTETHSESDNTVTEAPTQIEADSASTLTSACPDITENGSTVLTDISPKKCETPSSFAGEETSEKEQELSNTQDFDKDNDEYEQLVERTEEVLESGKAEAVRADATSAAVQQEVLTVQGKGSDSAFLQAEGMEALKVPVPVAATAVEVHVMAENVTPTDVPAETVQSLATTSEQMTSEELQITAVDYSGWGAADLGNAEAPEPQVSPASMNGLPEEQERPQSTRQPEQNGILSDSLSLTHTEFEQDVVQSVTIESQSTKIVLNAIHTAVHKLAEAEESTAFEPEQHMKSMEKSSLDTNISELLESMQVDHQLPVKEGETGSKEQELQQSGIVKTATLTGSAEIHATVEKTKDMLLTSEMLKDGQSQNSLSFVTRLEDVSRESVRLQKSALELSTSEDSTKDLLDIHLPKLREKEAGQIMEIPHQHTSQQICRESEEDHHHSPVEDGKRQTWEDGSCQEGTSCDSPQSQNSVAADALNMC